One Fusobacterium nucleatum genomic window carries:
- a CDS encoding ABC transporter permease produces the protein MFWRMVRGTLFRQKSKMLMIAFTVALGVSLATAMMNVMLGVGDKVNKELKTYGANITVMHKDASILDDLYGLSGEGVSNKFLSESEVTKIKQIFWGFAIVDFAPYLERTGEVEGVSDKVKIYGTWFEKHLVMPTGEEVDAGIKNLKTWWEIKGEWLKDDDLEGVMIGSLIAGKYNIKIGDSINVKGTNETKKLIVRGIINSGGNDDEAIYTVLKTTQDLFGLEDKVTMIEVSALTTPDNDLAKKAAQDPNSLTISEYETWYCTAYVSSISYQIQEVLTDSVAKPNRQVAESEGTILNKTELLMLLICILSSFASALGISNLITASVIERSQEIGLIKAIGGTNRRIILLILTEIVLTGIFGGIFGYIAGIGFTQIIGKTVFSSYIEPAVIVVPIDIALVFAVTIIGSIPAIKYLLTLKPTEVLHGR, from the coding sequence ATGTTTTGGAGAATGGTAAGAGGAACATTATTTAGACAGAAAAGTAAAATGTTAATGATAGCATTTACAGTAGCATTGGGAGTATCTCTTGCAACAGCTATGATGAATGTTATGCTTGGGGTTGGAGATAAAGTTAATAAGGAATTAAAGACTTATGGTGCTAATATTACTGTAATGCATAAAGATGCTTCTATACTTGATGACTTATATGGTTTAAGTGGAGAGGGAGTATCTAATAAATTTTTATCAGAATCAGAAGTGACTAAAATAAAACAAATATTTTGGGGCTTTGCAATAGTAGATTTTGCTCCATATTTAGAAAGAACAGGGGAAGTAGAAGGAGTATCTGATAAAGTAAAAATCTATGGAACTTGGTTTGAAAAACATCTTGTTATGCCAACAGGTGAAGAAGTTGATGCAGGAATTAAAAACTTGAAAACTTGGTGGGAAATAAAAGGTGAATGGCTAAAAGATGATGACTTAGAAGGAGTTATGATAGGTAGTCTTATAGCAGGAAAATACAATATTAAAATTGGAGATTCAATAAATGTTAAAGGTACAAATGAAACTAAAAAACTTATTGTAAGAGGAATAATAAATTCTGGTGGAAATGATGACGAAGCTATATATACAGTTTTAAAAACTACACAAGATTTATTTGGATTGGAAGATAAGGTAACTATGATAGAAGTTTCTGCTTTAACAACTCCTGATAATGATTTGGCTAAGAAAGCTGCACAGGACCCTAATAGTTTAACAATTTCTGAATATGAAACTTGGTACTGTACTGCTTATGTTAGCTCAATAAGTTATCAAATACAAGAAGTTTTAACTGACAGTGTTGCTAAACCTAATAGACAGGTTGCTGAATCAGAAGGAACAATTTTAAATAAGACAGAGCTTTTAATGTTATTAATTTGTATTTTAAGCTCATTTGCCTCTGCTCTTGGAATTTCTAACTTAATAACAGCTTCTGTTATTGAAAGAAGTCAGGAAATTGGTTTAATAAAGGCAATAGGTGGAACAAATAGAAGAATTATTTTACTTATACTAACTGAGATAGTTTTAACAGGAATATTTGGTGGAATATTTGGATATATTGCAGGTATAGGATTTACACAAATAATTGGAAAAACAGTATTCTCATCATATATTGAGCCAGCAGTTATAGTTGTTCCAATAGACATTGCTCTTGTGTTTGCAGTTACAATAATAGGAAGTATACCAGCAATTAAATACTTGCTAACTTTAAAGCCAACAGAAGTATTACACGGAAGATAG
- a CDS encoding ABC transporter permease, with amino-acid sequence MTKRQMYIKLVVSSLIRRKARMIVALLAVAIGATIMSGLVTIYYDIPRQLGKEFRSYGANFVVLPSGNEKITDTEFDKIKNEMSTQKVVGMAPYRYETTKINQQPYILTGTDMIEVKKNSPFWYIEGEWSTNDDENNVMIGKEISKKLNLQVGETFIIEGPKAGAKVVASKQSDSAEESKKKDLNSDFYSKKLKVKGIITTGGAEESFIFLPITLLNEILEDDTKIDSIECSIEADSKQLDDLANKLKTADENITARAIKRVTQSQDIVLGKLQALVLLVNIVVLILTMISVSTTMMAVVAERRKEIGLKKALGAYDSEIKKEFLGEGSALGFIGGLLGVGLGFVFAQEVSLSVFGRAIEFQWLFAPITIIVSMIITTLACLYPVKKAMEIEPALVLKGE; translated from the coding sequence ATGACTAAAAGACAAATGTATATAAAACTGGTTGTAAGTTCTCTTATCAGAAGAAAAGCAAGAATGATAGTTGCTTTACTTGCTGTGGCAATAGGAGCTACAATAATGTCAGGACTTGTAACTATTTATTATGATATTCCTAGACAATTAGGAAAAGAATTTAGATCCTATGGTGCAAACTTTGTTGTTTTACCATCAGGAAATGAAAAAATAACTGACACTGAGTTCGATAAAATAAAAAATGAAATGTCAACACAAAAAGTTGTGGGAATGGCACCATATAGATATGAAACAACTAAAATCAATCAACAACCATATATTTTAACTGGTACTGATATGATAGAAGTTAAAAAGAATAGTCCATTCTGGTATATTGAAGGTGAATGGTCTACAAATGATGATGAAAACAATGTAATGATAGGTAAAGAAATTTCTAAAAAATTAAATTTACAAGTGGGAGAAACTTTTATTATTGAAGGACCAAAAGCAGGTGCAAAAGTTGTTGCTTCTAAACAGTCTGACAGTGCTGAAGAAAGTAAAAAGAAAGATTTAAACTCTGATTTCTATTCAAAAAAATTAAAAGTTAAAGGAATAATCACAACAGGTGGAGCAGAAGAATCTTTTATCTTTTTACCTATAACACTTTTAAATGAAATTTTAGAAGATGATACTAAAATAGATAGTATTGAATGTTCAATAGAAGCAGATTCAAAGCAATTAGATGATTTAGCAAATAAATTAAAAACTGCTGATGAAAATATTACAGCTAGAGCTATAAAGAGAGTTACACAATCTCAAGATATAGTTTTAGGAAAATTACAAGCTCTTGTATTACTTGTTAATATAGTGGTACTGATACTTACAATGATTTCAGTTAGTACAACAATGATGGCAGTTGTGGCTGAAAGAAGAAAAGAAATAGGACTTAAAAAAGCCCTTGGAGCTTATGATAGTGAAATTAAAAAAGAATTTTTAGGGGAAGGTTCAGCTCTTGGGTTTATTGGTGGACTTTTAGGAGTTGGCTTAGGTTTTGTGTTTGCACAAGAAGTTAGTTTAAGTGTATTTGGTAGGGCAATAGAATTTCAATGGTTATTTGCTCCTATAACTATTATTGTGTCTATGATTATAACAACTTTGGCTTGTCTATATCCTGTTAAAAAGGCAATGGAAATTGAGCCAGCATTGGTATTAAAAGGAGAGTAG
- a CDS encoding ABC transporter permease codes for MKKWPYFILILVGIIFCISFYQNPYKISENFTLLKPSFQHILGTDNLGRDIFSRLLLGTFYSIFISFSAILFAGIIGSVLGAVAGYFGGYIDDFFLFISEIFMSIPVILVTLGIIVLLNNGFHSIILALFVLYMPRTLSYVRGLVKREKHKNYIKIARIYGVKHFRIMLRHITPNIIVPILVNFSTNFAGAILTEASLGYLGFGIQPPYPTLGNMLNESQSYFLLAPWFTILPGLMILFLVYKINQISKKYQEKK; via the coding sequence ATGAAAAAATGGCCATATTTTATATTAATTCTAGTAGGGATTATATTCTGTATTTCTTTTTATCAAAATCCATATAAAATTTCAGAAAACTTTACATTATTAAAACCTAGTTTTCAACATATTTTAGGAACAGATAATTTAGGAAGAGATATTTTTAGTCGTTTACTATTAGGGACTTTTTATAGTATTTTTATTTCTTTTAGTGCTATTTTATTTGCAGGCATTATAGGGAGTGTATTAGGTGCAGTTGCAGGTTATTTTGGAGGCTATATTGATGATTTTTTTCTATTTATCTCAGAAATCTTTATGTCAATTCCAGTAATATTAGTTACTTTAGGAATTATTGTACTTTTAAATAATGGTTTTCATTCTATTATCTTGGCACTTTTTGTGTTATATATGCCAAGGACACTTTCTTATGTTAGAGGTTTAGTAAAAAGAGAAAAACATAAAAACTATATCAAGATAGCAAGAATTTATGGAGTTAAACATTTTAGAATTATGTTAAGACACATTACTCCTAATATTATTGTTCCAATTCTAGTAAACTTTTCAACAAATTTTGCAGGAGCTATTCTAACTGAAGCTAGTTTAGGATATTTAGGTTTTGGAATTCAACCTCCTTATCCTACTTTAGGAAATATGTTAAATGAATCACAATCTTATTTTTTATTAGCTCCATGGTTTACAATCTTACCTGGACTTATGATTTTATTTTTAGTCTATAAGATAAATCAAATTTCAAAAAAATATCAGGAGAAAAAGTGA
- a CDS encoding DUF2318 domain-containing protein, with protein MLKFYIDVINYLAIFAFLLGIITALLIKYKNLYLNIVVGLISLVGLGCSITMTVFKQLYPQKMVKISLQYNRWALAIGMGFMLIALLFQFLKTLREKEGTKLCILSVISISFSTIAVWFLGFTIIPQVYAMTKEFVAFGEDSFGTQSLIRLGGFLLGLLTVFLIGLSVQKVYFRLKKSLAKVFALLIYLVASLDFFLRGVSALARLRFLKSSNSLVFNIMVLEDKSTIYITILFTIVVCIFSLLLFKDSRKVTGTFKNNALLRLEKAKLKNNRHWLMSLAFFSILSVFSITVIHSHITKPVALTPPQPYQEEGNMIVIPLTDVEDGHLHRFSYIATGGNNVRFIVVKKPKGGSYGVGLDACDICGLAGYYERNDEIVCKRCDVVMNKSTIGFKGGCNPVPFEYEIKDKKIYIDKATLEKEKDRFPVGD; from the coding sequence ATGTTAAAGTTTTACATAGATGTAATAAATTATCTTGCAATCTTTGCATTTCTTTTAGGTATTATTACAGCACTACTGATAAAATATAAGAATCTATATTTAAATATAGTTGTTGGGTTAATTTCATTAGTAGGGCTAGGTTGTTCAATTACAATGACTGTCTTTAAACAGTTATATCCACAGAAAATGGTAAAAATATCGCTGCAATATAACAGATGGGCGTTGGCAATTGGAATGGGATTTATGCTAATAGCTTTATTGTTTCAATTTTTAAAAACTTTAAGGGAGAAAGAAGGGACTAAACTTTGTATTCTATCAGTTATAAGTATTAGTTTTTCTACAATAGCTGTATGGTTTTTAGGATTTACAATAATTCCACAGGTTTATGCAATGACAAAAGAATTTGTTGCCTTTGGGGAAGATTCTTTTGGAACACAATCTTTAATTAGATTAGGTGGATTTTTGTTAGGACTTTTAACAGTTTTCTTAATAGGTTTATCAGTTCAAAAAGTATATTTTCGTTTGAAAAAGAGTTTAGCAAAAGTTTTTGCATTGTTGATCTATTTAGTGGCAAGTTTAGATTTCTTTTTAAGAGGAGTTTCTGCACTTGCAAGATTAAGGTTTTTAAAATCAAGTAATAGTTTAGTGTTTAATATAATGGTACTTGAAGATAAAAGTACAATATACATAACAATTTTATTTACAATAGTAGTTTGTATTTTTTCACTTTTATTGTTTAAAGATAGTAGAAAAGTTACAGGTACTTTTAAAAATAATGCATTACTTAGATTAGAAAAAGCAAAATTAAAAAATAATAGGCATTGGCTTATGAGTTTAGCATTTTTCTCAATATTATCTGTATTTTCAATAACTGTTATTCATAGTCATATAACAAAGCCAGTGGCATTAACACCACCTCAACCTTATCAAGAAGAAGGAAATATGATAGTGATTCCTTTAACAGATGTTGAAGATGGGCACTTACATAGATTTTCATATATAGCAACAGGTGGAAATAATGTTAGATTTATAGTTGTTAAAAAACCAAAAGGTGGAAGCTATGGAGTAGGACTAGATGCCTGTGATATTTGTGGACTTGCAGGATATTATGAAAGAAATGATGAAATTGTCTGCAAACGTTGTGATGTTGTAATGAACAAATCAACAATTGGTTTCAAAGGTGGATGTAATCCAGTACCATTTGAATATGAAATTAAAGATAAAAAAATATATATAGATAAAGCGACTTTAGAAAAAGAAAAAGATCGTTTTCCAGTGGGTGATTAA
- a CDS encoding ABC transporter permease, with protein sequence MYYIKKIFRMFLSVFSIGTLSFLLLELIPGEPETTILGVEASAKDLENLREQLGLNLSFGTRYWNWLCGVFQGDLGISFKYKEPVFKLILERLPLTLKIAFISIFIVFLISIPLSFFLHNTKSKRIKKIGESILSVFISIPSFWLGIIFMYLFGIILKWTSTGYNNSWQSLILPCLVISIPKIGWISMHLYSNLYKELREDYIKYLYSNGMKKIYLNFYILKNAFLPIIPLTGMLLLELITGVVIIEQIFSIPGIGRLLVQSVLMRDIPLIQGLIFYTSTFVVLLNFVIDILYSLLDPRIQVGEQ encoded by the coding sequence ATGTACTATATAAAAAAAATCTTCAGAATGTTTTTAAGTGTTTTTTCTATTGGAACCCTTTCTTTTTTACTTTTAGAATTGATTCCAGGAGAACCAGAAACTACTATTTTAGGAGTAGAGGCAAGTGCTAAAGATCTTGAAAATTTAAGAGAACAGCTAGGATTAAACTTAAGTTTTGGAACAAGATATTGGAATTGGCTTTGTGGAGTTTTTCAAGGTGATTTAGGGATTTCTTTTAAATATAAGGAGCCTGTTTTTAAGTTAATTTTGGAAAGACTTCCCTTGACACTTAAGATTGCTTTTATTTCTATATTTATTGTTTTCTTGATCTCTATACCTTTATCTTTTTTTCTACACAATACAAAGAGTAAAAGAATTAAAAAGATAGGAGAATCTATTTTAAGTGTATTTATTTCTATACCTTCTTTTTGGTTAGGAATTATATTTATGTACCTATTTGGAATTATTTTAAAATGGACATCAACAGGGTATAATAACTCTTGGCAGTCATTAATACTTCCTTGTCTAGTTATTTCGATTCCTAAAATAGGTTGGATAAGTATGCATTTATACTCTAATTTATATAAAGAATTAAGAGAAGATTATATTAAGTATCTTTATTCTAATGGAATGAAAAAAATTTATTTGAATTTTTATATATTAAAAAATGCTTTTTTACCAATTATTCCTTTAACAGGAATGTTACTATTAGAATTAATTACGGGAGTTGTTATCATAGAACAAATTTTTTCTATCCCTGGTATTGGAAGACTTTTAGTGCAATCTGTTTTAATGAGAGATATTCCTTTAATACAAGGTTTAATTTTTTATACATCAACTTTTGTGGTTCTTTTAAATTTTGTAATAGATATTCTATATTCTTTATTAGACCCAAGAATCCAAGTAGGTGAGCAGTAA
- a CDS encoding ABC transporter ATP-binding protein, with amino-acid sequence MDNREVLLEVKNVSKIYGDLHALKEVNFQVRKGEWVAIMGSSGSGKSTMMNIIGCMDKPSIGEVILDGQNITKESQNSLTKVRREKIGLIFQQFHLIPYLTALENVMVAQYYHSIPDEQEALQALERVGLKDRAKHLPSQLSGGEQQRVCIARALINSPEIILADEPTGNLDEVNEKIVIEILKQLHKEGSTIIVVTHDLEVGDVAERKIILEYGKIVDVIDQKQYGKKK; translated from the coding sequence ATGGATAATCGTGAAGTTTTATTGGAAGTAAAAAATGTATCTAAAATATATGGAGATTTACACGCTTTAAAAGAAGTTAATTTTCAAGTAAGAAAAGGTGAATGGGTTGCAATAATGGGTTCATCTGGTTCAGGAAAATCAACTATGATGAATATTATAGGTTGTATGGATAAGCCAAGTATTGGTGAAGTTATTCTGGATGGACAGAATATAACAAAAGAAAGTCAAAATTCTTTAACTAAAGTAAGAAGAGAAAAAATTGGATTAATATTCCAACAATTCCACTTGATTCCTTATTTAACTGCTCTTGAGAATGTAATGGTTGCTCAATATTATCATAGTATTCCAGATGAACAGGAAGCATTACAAGCTCTTGAAAGGGTTGGACTTAAAGATAGAGCAAAACATTTACCAAGTCAATTATCTGGTGGAGAACAACAAAGAGTATGTATAGCAAGAGCCTTAATTAATAGCCCTGAAATAATACTTGCAGATGAACCAACAGGAAACCTTGATGAAGTAAATGAAAAAATTGTTATAGAAATATTAAAACAACTTCACAAAGAAGGTTCAACAATTATTGTTGTAACTCATGATTTAGAAGTTGGAGATGTGGCAGAAAGAAAAATAATATTAGAATATGGAAAAATTGTAGATGTTATAGATCAAAAACAATATGGAAAGAAAAAATAA
- a CDS encoding diguanylate phosphodiesterase: MKKNIFFKKVLLSILLTFIFIACQKEENKEESIRTVSTVDIDSLNPYQIVSSTSDQILLNVFEGLIMPGVDGRVVPALAESYEVSEDGKTYTFSIRKGVKFHNGNDMDIKDVEFSLNYMSGKLGNNPTEALFENIEKIEILDDSHIAIHLSKPDSSFIYYMKEAIVPDENKDHLNDTAIGTGPYKIAEYQREQKLVLSKNEEYWGEKAKIPTVTVLISPNSETNFLKLLSGEINFLTNIDPKRIPELDKYQILNSPSNLCLILSLNPKEKPFDDIEVRKAINLAIDKNKIIQLAMNGKGSPIYTNMSPVMSKFLWDAPEEKVDSQKAKQILEEKKLLPMEFTLKVPNSSKIYLDTAQSIREQLKDIGITVNLEVIEWATWLSDVYTNRKYVASLAGLAGKMEPDAILRRYTSTYAKNFTNFNNAKYDALIEEAKRISNEAKQVENYKEAQKILSEEQAAIFLMDPNTVIATEKGIEGFQFYPLPYLNFAKLYFKK, translated from the coding sequence ATGAAAAAAAATATTTTTTTTAAAAAAGTATTATTATCTATTTTATTAACTTTTATTTTTATTGCTTGTCAAAAAGAAGAAAACAAAGAGGAAAGTATTAGAACAGTTTCAACAGTAGATATTGATAGTTTAAATCCCTATCAAATTGTTTCTAGTACTTCTGACCAAATTCTTTTAAATGTTTTTGAAGGATTAATTATGCCAGGAGTAGATGGAAGAGTTGTTCCAGCCTTAGCAGAGTCTTATGAAGTTTCAGAAGACGGTAAGACATACACATTTTCAATTAGAAAGGGAGTAAAATTTCACAATGGAAATGATATGGATATTAAGGATGTAGAATTTTCATTAAATTATATGTCTGGAAAGTTAGGTAATAACCCAACAGAAGCTCTCTTTGAAAATATTGAAAAGATAGAAATATTAGATGATTCACATATTGCAATTCATTTATCTAAACCCGACTCTAGTTTTATTTATTATATGAAAGAAGCAATAGTTCCTGATGAAAATAAAGATCATTTAAATGATACTGCAATAGGAACAGGACCATATAAAATTGCTGAATATCAAAGAGAACAAAAATTAGTTCTTAGTAAAAATGAAGAATACTGGGGAGAAAAAGCAAAAATTCCAACAGTTACAGTCTTAATAAGTCCAAATTCAGAAACTAATTTTCTTAAATTATTATCTGGAGAAATAAATTTCTTAACAAATATTGATCCTAAGAGAATCCCTGAATTAGATAAATATCAAATTCTTAATTCTCCTTCAAATCTATGTTTAATTTTATCATTAAATCCTAAGGAAAAACCTTTTGATGATATTGAAGTACGTAAAGCAATTAATCTTGCAATTGATAAAAATAAGATTATTCAATTAGCAATGAATGGAAAAGGAAGTCCAATTTATACAAATATGAGTCCTGTTATGTCTAAATTTTTATGGGATGCACCAGAAGAAAAGGTAGATTCTCAAAAAGCAAAACAAATTTTAGAAGAAAAGAAATTATTACCTATGGAATTTACTTTAAAAGTTCCAAATAGCTCTAAGATTTATTTAGATACTGCTCAATCTATTAGAGAACAATTAAAAGACATAGGAATTACAGTTAATTTAGAAGTAATTGAATGGGCAACTTGGCTTTCTGATGTCTATACTAACAGAAAATATGTGGCTAGTTTAGCTGGTTTAGCTGGAAAAATGGAACCTGATGCTATTTTAAGAAGATACACTTCTACTTATGCAAAAAACTTTACAAATTTTAATAATGCAAAATATGATGCTTTGATAGAAGAAGCTAAAAGAATCTCAAATGAGGCAAAACAAGTGGAAAATTATAAGGAAGCTCAGAAAATTTTGTCTGAAGAACAAGCAGCTATTTTTCTTATGGATCCAAATACTGTTATCGCAACAGAAAAAGGAATAGAGGGATTTCAATTTTATCCATTACCATATTTAAATTTTGCAAAACTATACTTTAAAAAATAA
- a CDS encoding ATP-binding protein has translation MEKSIGIGIEDFKKVINENCYYIDKTKWIEEIIKDKSEIKLFTRPRRFGKTLNMSTLKYFFDIHNKDENRKLFSGLDIEKSPYFSEQGQYPVVFISLKGIKNTSWKDALFNIKSLLREIYEEFSFIKNSLSPSEQDEFDKIWFKKDDGEYENALKNLTTYLYKYYKKEVILLIDEYDSPLISAYKYQYYDEASNFFKIFYGEALKTNPYLKMGIMTGIIRVVKAGIFSDLNNLKVYSVLDDFYSDFFGFTQKEVEEALKYFGIEYEISQVKTWYDGYKFGNSDIYNPWSILNFLSDRKIRPYWIDTSDNFLIKDILKNVDIDTMDTLQKLFLGENVKVSINGYSDLSSLLEQLDLWEFLLFSGYLTINEKVGEDYVDIYSLRIPNKEVREFFKKKFIDAKFSESLFRKTMEALVNLKFNSFEKYLQDILLKSTSYNDTKNEDFYHGLVLGMMFYLDNQYYVKSNEESGLGRYDVIVEPKNKNNRGFILEFKIIDNEKDLEKTSQKAIEQIIEKKYDTTLKERGIKDITFVGIAFFGKLVKICYKN, from the coding sequence ATGGAGAAAAGTATAGGTATAGGCATAGAAGATTTTAAAAAAGTTATTAATGAAAATTGTTATTATATTGATAAAACTAAATGGATAGAAGAAATTATAAAAGATAAATCAGAAATAAAATTATTTACTCGTCCTAGAAGATTTGGTAAAACTTTAAATATGTCTACATTAAAATATTTTTTTGATATCCATAATAAAGATGAAAATAGAAAATTATTCTCTGGTTTAGATATTGAAAAATCTCCTTATTTTTCTGAGCAAGGACAATATCCTGTTGTCTTTATTTCTTTAAAAGGAATTAAGAATACTTCCTGGAAAGATGCTTTATTTAATATAAAATCTCTATTAAGAGAAATATATGAAGAGTTTAGCTTTATAAAGAATTCTTTAAGTCCTAGTGAACAAGATGAATTTGATAAAATCTGGTTTAAAAAGGATGATGGAGAATATGAAAATGCTTTAAAAAATTTAACTACTTATTTATATAAATATTATAAAAAAGAAGTTATTTTATTGATTGATGAATATGATAGTCCTTTAATTTCTGCATATAAATATCAATATTATGATGAGGCTTCCAACTTCTTTAAAATTTTTTATGGAGAAGCTTTAAAAACTAATCCTTATTTAAAAATGGGAATTATGACTGGTATTATTAGAGTGGTTAAAGCTGGGATATTTTCTGATTTGAATAATTTAAAAGTTTATTCTGTCTTAGATGATTTTTATTCTGATTTCTTTGGTTTCACTCAAAAGGAAGTGGAAGAAGCCCTTAAATATTTTGGCATTGAATATGAAATTTCTCAGGTTAAAACCTGGTATGATGGTTATAAGTTTGGTAATTCTGATATATATAATCCTTGGAGTATTCTAAACTTTTTAAGTGATAGAAAAATAAGACCTTATTGGATAGATACTTCTGATAACTTTTTAATTAAAGATATTTTAAAAAATGTTGATATTGATACTATGGATACTTTACAAAAACTTTTCTTAGGTGAAAATGTTAAAGTAAGTATAAATGGTTATTCTGATTTATCTTCTTTATTAGAACAATTAGATCTTTGGGAATTTCTTTTATTTAGTGGCTATTTAACTATTAATGAAAAAGTTGGAGAAGATTATGTTGATATTTATTCTTTAAGAATACCAAATAAAGAAGTTAGAGAATTTTTTAAGAAAAAATTTATTGATGCCAAATTTAGTGAAAGTTTATTTAGAAAAACTATGGAAGCTCTTGTAAATCTTAAATTTAATTCTTTTGAAAAATATTTACAAGATATCTTACTTAAATCAACAAGTTATAATGATACTAAAAATGAAGATTTCTATCATGGTTTAGTTTTGGGTATGATGTTTTATTTAGATAATCAATACTATGTAAAATCTAATGAAGAAAGTGGTTTAGGTAGATATGATGTTATTGTTGAACCTAAGAATAAAAATAATAGAGGTTTTATTTTAGAATTTAAAATAATAGATAATGAGAAAGATTTAGAAAAAACTTCTCAGAAAGCAATAGAACAAATTATTGAAAAAAAATATGATACTACTTTAAAAGAGCGAGGTATTAAAGATATTACTTTTGTTGGTATTGCTTTCTTTGGTAAATTAGTTAAAATTTGCTATAAAAATTAA
- a CDS encoding enhanced serine sensitivity protein SseB gives MINIHENTENQRLKDLLKKMYKDNNPKLENEILEEIIMKVNFLSYINSNENETNFENINFNVLTTDDNKIYLPAFTDSEELSKWGIPSNMDTLTLNFDNYVEIILENENIEGLVINPFGDSYILSREWLKELKDMKKERLKVNEVRIEANSKILIDEPKHYPTMMMEEIKNCCNSLGNINKAWLLEMMTEKDKSWLLILDFEGDKNYIFSKISQAARNYLGNMYLDMLPYEDDFARNSVQNYKAFYSKNK, from the coding sequence ATGATTAATATACATGAAAATACAGAAAACCAAAGATTAAAAGATTTATTAAAAAAAATGTATAAAGATAATAATCCAAAATTAGAGAATGAAATTTTGGAAGAAATTATTATGAAAGTTAATTTTTTAAGTTATATCAATTCAAATGAGAATGAAACAAACTTTGAAAATATAAACTTTAATGTTTTAACTACTGATGACAATAAAATTTATCTTCCTGCTTTTACAGATTCAGAAGAACTATCTAAATGGGGTATTCCTTCAAATATGGATACACTTACATTAAATTTTGATAATTATGTTGAAATAATTTTAGAAAATGAAAATATAGAAGGATTAGTTATTAATCCTTTTGGAGATTCATATATACTTTCAAGAGAATGGTTAAAAGAATTAAAAGATATGAAAAAAGAAAGATTGAAAGTAAATGAAGTTAGAATTGAAGCTAATTCAAAAATATTAATAGATGAACCTAAACATTACCCTACTATGATGATGGAAGAAATAAAAAATTGTTGTAATAGCTTAGGAAATATAAATAAGGCTTGGCTTTTAGAGATGATGACTGAAAAAGATAAAAGTTGGCTTTTAATTTTAGATTTTGAAGGAGATAAAAATTATATTTTCTCAAAAATAAGTCAAGCTGCTAGAAATTATCTTGGAAATATGTATTTAGATATGTTACCTTATGAAGATGATTTTGCAAGAAATTCTGTACAAAATTATAAAGCTTTTTACTCTAAAAATAAATAA
- a CDS encoding ATP-binding cassette domain-containing protein — protein sequence MEILKIKNLNLKIREKEILKNVSLEIKEGEIIGLIGESGSGKTIFTKYILGILPLAAQYTQETFEVVPRVGAIFQNAFTSLNPTMKIGKQLQHLYISHYGTKKDWKEKIEKLLEDVGLDKNRNFLDKYPYELSGGEQQRIVIMAALIGEPSFLIADEVTTALDVETKIEIVKFLKGLQKKFNISILFITHDLSTLKNFADKIYVMYHGEIIGEDHPYRKQLFQLSQDIWRRTK from the coding sequence ATGGAAATACTAAAAATAAAAAATCTAAATCTTAAAATTCGTGAAAAAGAGATTTTAAAAAATGTTTCTTTAGAGATAAAAGAAGGAGAAATAATAGGATTAATAGGAGAATCAGGAAGTGGAAAAACTATTTTCACAAAATATATTTTAGGTATTCTCCCTCTGGCTGCTCAGTATACTCAAGAAACTTTTGAAGTTGTTCCAAGAGTAGGAGCTATTTTCCAGAATGCTTTTACTTCCTTGAATCCAACAATGAAAATAGGAAAACAATTGCAACATCTTTATATTTCTCACTATGGTACTAAAAAAGATTGGAAAGAGAAAATAGAAAAATTATTAGAAGATGTTGGTTTGGATAAAAATAGAAATTTTTTAGATAAATATCCTTATGAATTAAGTGGTGGAGAACAACAGAGAATAGTTATTATGGCTGCTTTGATAGGTGAGCCTAGTTTTTTAATTGCTGATGAAGTAACCACTGCTTTAGATGTGGAAACAAAAATAGAAATTGTTAAGTTCTTAAAGGGATTACAGAAGAAGTTTAATATATCAATTTTGTTTATAACCCATGATTTATCTACTTTAAAAAATTTTGCTGATAAAATTTATGTTATGTATCATGGTGAAATTATTGGTGAGGACCATCCTTATAGGAAACAATTATTTCAACTTTCTCAAGATATTTGGAGGAGAACAAAATAA